The DNA segment TCAACAGTGGAAACTACGGCAAGGCCGTGAAGTACTATGACGAACTCAGCGTTGAAAGACGTGACGATCCTGTGGTTTGGCTCAAAATGGGCCAGGCTGCATTGGGAGCAAAGGCAGCAAACAGGGCAATCGAATGTGCCGACAGGGCTCTGAGAATGAAGCCCGGTTATGCTGAGGCCTATGCACTTAAGGGCTGCGCATTGTATGTAAAGAAACGCTATGAAGAGTCAATAAGGGTATTCAAAAACATCCGTCGCGATAAGAGTCTCGGTGCTTTAGCCTGGATGATGACTGGCCGATGTTATGAGAAGTTGAGCATATTTGAAAAAGCAGAAAAAGCTTATGACATGGCCAGGGAACTTAATCCTGACAGCAAACTTTTGAGTTCTATTGGTGACAGCGGAGACAGTTTGCCCTGGCAATAGTTTGAGGAGACAGCAAGTGCATCGATCATGCTTATTTGTTTTACCGGTAGTCGCAATCACCGCAATCCTTGCGCAGGCAGCAGCATTCTTTATTGAGCCGGCTGCCTCAAAACTGATAATCGCCATATCAGGTCTGACGGGGCTGGCAGCTCTTTCAGGCCTTTTGTTTTATCTGGTTATGGCGGGAAAATCGGTTTCTCATATTACGAAAACACTTAATAGCGGAAAGTCTATCGACCGTAAAGACTTCAAAGCGGGTGCATTGGGTGGACTTGTAAAAGCGGTCTCAGCGTACGTTGAGCAGTTGCAGCAAAGGGCGGATCAGGCAGAACATGATCTTTCGGATATGCAGGTAAGCGTAGGACTGCTCGAAAGACAGAAGAAAAATATCGAGGAGATAATTTACAGCATTCGTGATGCCGTGATCGTTTGCGATGATCGCGACCGGATAGTAATGGCCAATTCTGCCGCGGAAGAGGTACTCGACTTCGATGCAAATGAAAGCGGTATGCGGGCCCTGGACAAGATAGTTGCATGGCCCGAGCTGGTCAAACTCGTACAGACCAGCAGACGCAGTAAACAGAGACACGTTAAGCATGAATTGAGTCTCGAATTACACGGCGAGCCCAAAACATACGACTGCATCATCTCCTGCGTGATCGATGACAACCAGGAGGTTGCAGGCATCGTTGCGGTTATGCATGACATAACGAAGGAGAAGGAAATATCGCAGATGAAGAACGACTTCGTCAGCCATGTCTCGCACGAGCTCAAAACGCCTTTGGCTTCTATAAATGCCTACGCGGAAATGCTCGTGGACGGTGAAGCGGACGATCAGGAAACCATAACCCAGTTTTGCACTATCATTCAGAGCCAGGCGGACAGACTCAACCGGTTGATCGAGGAGATCCTTAACATTTCAAGGATCGAGTCCGGACTGATAAAGGTGGATAAAGAAGACGTCAGCCTGACTATGCTCGTACAGGAAGCGGCGAAAATGATCAAGAGCTACGCAGGCGAAAAGAGCATCGGCATCGATATGCCTGCTCCGATAATATACGATCAGGTCAACGCAGACAAAGATATGATGTCGCAGGTGATAATAAATTACCTGAGTAACGCCGTCAAATACACACCTGCAGGCGGCGAAGTAAGCGTTCAAAGCCAGGTAGATGAAGCTGACGGGTTTGTCAGGGTCACAGTGACCGATAACGGCGTGGGCATCCCCCCGGAAGATGTCGATCATGTGTTCGATAAGTTCTACAGGGTCGAATCCAACAAGAAATACGCCAAGGGTACCGGTTTGGGGCTTAATCTGGTCAAACAAATAGTCGAAAAGGTTCATGGTGGACGAGTTTTCGTCACCAGTGAAGTCGGCAAGGGCAGCACATTCGGTTTCGAAGTGCCTTTGGCTGCCAAAGCGGCCCTGTCGCCAAAATAGTCATGAAGCACTAATAATTGTTTAGTGAGTGCGGAGATTACAATGGATAAGAAAAAAGCTCTCGTTGTTGATGATGAGATCCATATCGTTCAAGTCGTAGCCATAAAGCTGCGAAATAACGGATTCGAGGTTATGACTGCTGATAACGGGCAGAAGGCTTTGGATGTCGCTAAAGATTTTCAGCCTGATATCGTCGTCACCGATTATCAGATGCCCTTCATGGATGGCGTCGAACTGATCGAATCATTAAGGCAGAACGAGGATACGAAGCAAACGCCCGTTATCATGCTGACGGCCAGGGGATTTGCGATCGAAGATGAAAGACGTGAAAAGCTCCAGATATCCGATTTCCTCAGCAAGCCCTTCAGTCCCAGACAGCTTCTGGCAAGTGTCGAGCAGGCTCTGGGCGAAACCGTCAAAGCATAACAATTCTGACAACGGGGTTAATTCTTTATGCCTGAGACAATCACAAAAACTCTGGCCGGTTCACAGCTCGAACACCTTACCAAACTCAAGCAGGGTGTCGAGCCCTTAGGCGCGCACGTCGCTTTGTTTGACCAGCACGGAAGTTGTCTGTACTCGTCACAGTGCCGCGATGAAGCGGAGCAAATAGAAAAAATTAAGTATTGTGTCGACAAGACGCTTGAGGTTCAAAGTGATAGAGTGTGCGAATTTACTGAGTATCTGGGAACGCTCAGCAGCAGAGTCAATCTGGACGGCCAGCAAAACGGTGTTCTTATAGTAGATGCACAGGATTATATTGACAGACATAAGCATAAGACTGCAGCATTCTGTCATGAGCATGGCCTTGAGCCCACTCAATGCGAGCAGATCTTCGATATGTGGGACGGCACGAAGATAATACTAGGCGAGATGCTCCGGTCAGCAGCCGAAAGCATGGAAAGTGCTTCCCGTAATGATCAGCAGATCGAAATCGTCAGTACTGAGCTGGCTCAGACGTACGAGGAATTGGTGCTTCTCTACAATATGAGCACCAACATGAAGGTTACCCAGTCAAACGCCACTTATCTGCAGATGGCCTGTGATCAGGTTACGCAGATGGTTGACGTGGAGGGAATAGCCGTATTCATGGAGAAATCGGAAGGATTCACGAAGAGCTTCTGTCTGACTGCGGGCTCGGGCGTGGTAATGATCGACCAGGCACTGGCTGATATTGTCCAGGCCAGGCTGTCCGAAGAATTGAGAAGGGGTCAGGAAGCGCTGCTGGACAGTGATATAGACTCACCGTTCTCATATGACTGGCCCGAGAGCCTGAAGAATATTATTGCTGTCCCGCTGCAGAACAGCGAACGCATGATCGGTTTTATGGTCGCTACCAACATTATAAACAAAAGCGATTTCGACAGCAACGAGGTCAAACTCTTCAATTCCGTTGCAAATCAGTGTGCGGTTTTCATTGACAACGGCAGACTGTTCGGCGACCTCAAGGAGCTCTTCATGGGAGCCCTGAAGGCACTGACGAATAGTATCGATGCGAAGGATCAGTACACCCGAGGCCATTCGGAAAGGGTCGCATTCATTTCCCGTTGGATCGCGGAGAGGCTGACTGAGAAAAAAGGTCTTAGCCAGGCTGAGATCGACAAGATATATCTGGCTGGCCTGCTCCATGACATCGGTAAAATTGGTATCGATGAAAAGGTGCTTCGTAAGAACAAGGCCCTGACTGATTCAGAGAGGGGCCAGATCATGTCGCATCCTCGGATCGGCTCGATGATACTGGCAGACATTAAGCAGATGAAGGACATTGTCCAGGGCGTTCTCTGCCATCACGAACGATATGACGGAAAAGGCTACCCCGAGGGCCTGGCCGGTGAAAACGTACCGCTCATGGGGCGCATAATCAGCGTTGCGGACAGCTTCGATGCAATGACCTCCAAACGTGTATACCGCGATGCGATGGGGCTTGAAAAGGCATTATCCGAGATCGAAAAGGGCAGCGGCACTCAGTTCGACGCGGACGTTGTAGAAGCATTCATAAATAGCGACATAAGACAATTGTGGCGAGTCATTCAGGACGGCTACCAGGACGGATTTATCGAGGCCTGGGATTATGACAGCTTCCTTGAGTATGGTACTCGTGCGGTAGGAACATTGCTGCGATGAAGATACAAAGACAGGACTATGACGAAGTAAGCGTTATCGACCTGCAGGGTGAATTTGTAAGTGATTATATAAAACCCTTTCAGGATACCGTCAGCAGTGCGCTGGCAGACGGCTCGGCAGGAATTGTGCTCGATCTGTCAAGTATCACCTTCAT comes from the Anaerohalosphaera lusitana genome and includes:
- a CDS encoding sensor histidine kinase, with product MHRSCLFVLPVVAITAILAQAAAFFIEPAASKLIIAISGLTGLAALSGLLFYLVMAGKSVSHITKTLNSGKSIDRKDFKAGALGGLVKAVSAYVEQLQQRADQAEHDLSDMQVSVGLLERQKKNIEEIIYSIRDAVIVCDDRDRIVMANSAAEEVLDFDANESGMRALDKIVAWPELVKLVQTSRRSKQRHVKHELSLELHGEPKTYDCIISCVIDDNQEVAGIVAVMHDITKEKEISQMKNDFVSHVSHELKTPLASINAYAEMLVDGEADDQETITQFCTIIQSQADRLNRLIEEILNISRIESGLIKVDKEDVSLTMLVQEAAKMIKSYAGEKSIGIDMPAPIIYDQVNADKDMMSQVIINYLSNAVKYTPAGGEVSVQSQVDEADGFVRVTVTDNGVGIPPEDVDHVFDKFYRVESNKKYAKGTGLGLNLVKQIVEKVHGGRVFVTSEVGKGSTFGFEVPLAAKAALSPK
- a CDS encoding response regulator, with the protein product MDKKKALVVDDEIHIVQVVAIKLRNNGFEVMTADNGQKALDVAKDFQPDIVVTDYQMPFMDGVELIESLRQNEDTKQTPVIMLTARGFAIEDERREKLQISDFLSKPFSPRQLLASVEQALGETVKA
- a CDS encoding HD-GYP domain-containing protein; this translates as MPETITKTLAGSQLEHLTKLKQGVEPLGAHVALFDQHGSCLYSSQCRDEAEQIEKIKYCVDKTLEVQSDRVCEFTEYLGTLSSRVNLDGQQNGVLIVDAQDYIDRHKHKTAAFCHEHGLEPTQCEQIFDMWDGTKIILGEMLRSAAESMESASRNDQQIEIVSTELAQTYEELVLLYNMSTNMKVTQSNATYLQMACDQVTQMVDVEGIAVFMEKSEGFTKSFCLTAGSGVVMIDQALADIVQARLSEELRRGQEALLDSDIDSPFSYDWPESLKNIIAVPLQNSERMIGFMVATNIINKSDFDSNEVKLFNSVANQCAVFIDNGRLFGDLKELFMGALKALTNSIDAKDQYTRGHSERVAFISRWIAERLTEKKGLSQAEIDKIYLAGLLHDIGKIGIDEKVLRKNKALTDSERGQIMSHPRIGSMILADIKQMKDIVQGVLCHHERYDGKGYPEGLAGENVPLMGRIISVADSFDAMTSKRVYRDAMGLEKALSEIEKGSGTQFDADVVEAFINSDIRQLWRVIQDGYQDGFIEAWDYDSFLEYGTRAVGTLLR